One Mesorhizobium sp. J428 DNA segment encodes these proteins:
- a CDS encoding DMT family transporter, whose amino-acid sequence MDRTAVAWINGLIGVVIFSGSLPATRVAVMRFDPLFLTVARAAIAGVLALGLLVAFRESRPARRDVVSLLVVALGVVVGFPLLTALALQHITSARSIVFIGLLPLATAIFGVLRGGERPKPAFWAFSLLGSALVAGFALSQGVAASPVGDALMLAAVVVCGLGYAEGARLSRTLGGWQVISWALVLSLPVMAALAALTMPASLAGIGAPAWIGLAYVSLFSMLIGFIFWYRGLAQGGIATVGQLQLLQPFFGLALAATLLGESVTPAMLAVTVAVIACVAGARRFAR is encoded by the coding sequence ATGGACAGGACAGCCGTCGCGTGGATCAACGGGCTGATCGGCGTCGTGATCTTCTCGGGTTCGCTGCCGGCGACGCGCGTCGCGGTCATGCGGTTCGACCCGCTGTTCCTGACGGTCGCGCGTGCGGCGATTGCCGGCGTGCTCGCGCTCGGCCTGCTCGTCGCCTTCCGGGAGAGCCGGCCGGCCCGGCGCGACGTCGTCTCGCTGCTGGTCGTCGCGCTCGGCGTCGTCGTCGGCTTCCCGCTGCTGACGGCGCTGGCGCTGCAGCATATCACCTCGGCGCGCTCCATCGTCTTCATCGGCCTCTTGCCGCTCGCGACCGCCATCTTCGGGGTGCTGCGCGGCGGCGAGCGGCCCAAGCCCGCTTTCTGGGCCTTTTCCCTCCTCGGCAGCGCGCTGGTCGCCGGTTTCGCGCTGTCGCAGGGCGTGGCCGCCTCGCCGGTCGGCGACGCGCTGATGCTGGCGGCGGTCGTCGTCTGCGGGCTCGGCTATGCCGAGGGCGCGCGGCTGTCGCGCACGCTGGGCGGGTGGCAGGTCATCTCCTGGGCGCTGGTCCTGTCGCTGCCGGTCATGGCGGCGCTCGCCGCACTCACCATGCCGGCGAGCCTCGCCGGCATCGGGGCACCGGCCTGGATCGGGCTTGCCTATGTCTCGCTGTTCTCGATGCTGATCGGCTTCATCTTCTGGTATCGCGGCCTCGCCCAGGGCGGCATCGCCACGGTCGGGCAACTGCAGCTGCTGCAGCCCTTCTTCGGCCTTGCGCTCGCCGCCACGCTGCTCGGCGAGAGCGTGACACCGGCGATGCTCGCCGTTACGGTCGCCGTCATCGCCTGCGTCGCGGGCGCGCGCAGATTCGCCAGATAG
- a CDS encoding arsenate reductase ArsC, whose translation MSDQIYNVLFLCTGNSARSILAEAILNRVGQGRFRAFSAGSQPKGVVHPYALQLLKSLNHDTSFARSKNWEEFAVPDAPVMDFVFTVCDNAANEACPVWPGQPMTAHWGVPDPAAVEGTEAEKHLAFADAYRMLNNRISLFVSLPLKSLDRLTLQGRLREIGRDLPKAG comes from the coding sequence ATGAGCGACCAGATCTACAACGTATTGTTCCTGTGCACCGGCAACTCGGCCCGGTCGATCCTTGCCGAGGCGATCTTGAACCGGGTCGGCCAGGGCCGCTTCCGCGCCTTCTCCGCCGGCTCGCAGCCAAAGGGCGTGGTCCACCCCTACGCGCTGCAACTGCTGAAGAGCCTCAACCACGACACGTCCTTCGCCCGCTCCAAAAACTGGGAGGAGTTCGCGGTGCCGGATGCGCCGGTGATGGATTTCGTCTTCACCGTCTGCGACAACGCGGCCAACGAGGCCTGCCCGGTGTGGCCGGGCCAGCCGATGACGGCGCATTGGGGCGTGCCGGACCCGGCGGCAGTCGAAGGCACAGAGGCCGAGAAGCACCTCGCCTTCGCCGACGCCTACCGCATGCTCAACAACCGCATCTCGCTCTTCGTCTCGCTGCCGCTGAAATCGCTCGACCGGCTGACGCTGCAAGGGCGCCTCCGCGAGATCGGCCGCGACCTGCCGAAGGCAGGATGA
- a CDS encoding MIP/aquaporin family protein yields MGIDLPRRLVAEALGTGILVATVVGSGIMADRLTDDVALALLGNTLPTGAILVVLITILGPLSGAHFNPAVTLVFALRREIGANAAGAYVAAQVIGGIVGTLVAHAMFELPIWQASATVRTGSAQWLAEAVAAFGLVFTILAGLRFRSDAIPWLVGLYITAAYWFTASTSFANPAVAIARAFTDTFAGIRPADLPGFIAAEFAGAVLAMLVAGWLLATPRNALETRPAE; encoded by the coding sequence ATGGGCATCGATCTTCCGCGTCGGCTCGTGGCCGAGGCGCTAGGCACGGGCATCCTGGTGGCGACCGTGGTCGGCTCCGGAATTATGGCCGACAGGCTGACCGACGACGTCGCCCTGGCGCTTCTCGGCAACACGCTGCCGACCGGCGCGATCCTGGTCGTGTTGATCACCATCCTCGGGCCGCTGTCCGGCGCGCATTTCAATCCGGCCGTGACGCTGGTCTTCGCGCTGCGGCGTGAGATCGGGGCGAACGCGGCCGGCGCCTACGTCGCGGCCCAGGTGATCGGCGGCATCGTCGGCACGCTCGTCGCCCATGCCATGTTCGAGCTGCCGATCTGGCAGGCGTCGGCGACGGTGAGAACCGGGTCGGCCCAGTGGCTCGCAGAGGCGGTCGCGGCCTTCGGCCTGGTGTTCACCATCCTGGCCGGCCTGCGCTTCCGTTCCGATGCGATTCCGTGGCTGGTCGGCCTCTACATCACCGCGGCCTACTGGTTCACCGCCTCTACATCCTTCGCCAATCCGGCCGTCGCCATCGCGCGCGCCTTCACCGACACCTTCGCCGGCATCCGCCCGGCCGACCTGCCGGGCTTCATTGCCGCCGAGTTCGCGGGAGCGGTGCTGGCCATGCTGGTGGCCGGCTGGCTGCTTGCCACCCCCCGAAACGCCCTCGAGACGAGACCCGCCGAATGA
- a CDS encoding GNAT family N-acetyltransferase, whose protein sequence is MHTTLERARTTFPLSPARPAAEAVIPAGALLGRIGPLEVRLARNSSEIAAAQEVRFRVFYDELGAKRDYVHELEALDADRFDAICDHLVVFDTAINGPDHHQIVGTYRLLRQDVASATGGFYSSGEFELDVLVARHPGRRFLELGRSCVLPEYRTKRTVELLWQGVWAYARRHNVDVMTGCASFPGVIPAAHAEALSFLAHHCAADADWHTRAVPARFHTMDLMPVEAVNPKAALLAMPPLIKGYLRLGARFGEGCVVDRDFGTTDVFVILPVERISERYINYYGAEATRFAA, encoded by the coding sequence ATGCACACGACGCTGGAGCGCGCGCGCACCACTTTTCCGCTTTCCCCGGCAAGGCCGGCGGCAGAGGCGGTGATTCCCGCCGGGGCGCTTCTCGGCCGGATCGGCCCGCTCGAGGTGCGGCTGGCCCGCAATTCCTCGGAGATCGCGGCCGCGCAGGAGGTGCGCTTCCGGGTCTTCTACGACGAGCTGGGCGCCAAGCGTGATTATGTCCACGAGCTTGAGGCGCTGGACGCGGACCGTTTCGACGCGATCTGCGACCATCTCGTCGTCTTCGACACCGCCATCAACGGGCCGGATCACCACCAGATCGTCGGCACCTACCGGCTGCTGCGGCAGGACGTGGCTTCGGCGACCGGCGGCTTCTATTCCTCCGGCGAGTTCGAGCTGGACGTGCTGGTGGCGCGGCATCCCGGCCGCCGCTTCCTGGAGCTCGGCCGCTCCTGCGTGCTGCCCGAATATCGCACCAAGCGCACGGTCGAACTGCTCTGGCAGGGCGTGTGGGCCTATGCGCGGCGGCACAATGTCGACGTCATGACCGGCTGTGCCTCCTTCCCGGGCGTTATTCCGGCCGCGCATGCCGAGGCGCTGTCCTTCCTGGCGCATCATTGCGCGGCCGATGCGGACTGGCATACGCGGGCGGTTCCGGCGCGGTTCCACACCATGGATCTGATGCCCGTAGAGGCGGTCAATCCGAAAGCCGCGCTGCTGGCCATGCCGCCGCTGATCAAGGGCTATCTGAGGCTCGGCGCCCGCTTCGGCGAGGGCTGCGTGGTCGACCGCGATTTCGGCACGACGGACGTCTTCGTCATCTTGCCGGTGGAGCGGATCTCCGAGCGCTACATCAACTATTACGGCGCCGAGGCGACTCGCTTCGCGGCCTGA
- a CDS encoding MDR family oxidoreductase codes for MTDRFKAILISRDEEKRQSVAVTELTEADLMDGDVTIAVEASTVNYKDGLAITGKSPVVRRFPLVPGIDFAGTVLSSSHPDWKAGDKVILNGWGTGETHHGAYAGRSRVKGDWLVPLPAGMSVFDAMSVGTAGYTAMLSVMALERHGITPDRGPIVVTGAAGGVGSVAIAILSKLGYHVIASTGRVSEEAYLKELGAAEIISRDELSGPAKPLAKERWAGGVDAVGSHTLANVLSMTSYGGAIAACGLAQGMDLPTSVAPFILRGVSLLGIDSVMAPKALRLEAWKRIGTDLDHAKLSAISTRIGFDGIIDAAKAIIDGRIRGRVVIDMADAK; via the coding sequence ATGACCGATCGTTTCAAGGCCATCCTCATCTCGCGCGACGAGGAGAAGCGGCAGTCCGTTGCGGTGACAGAGCTGACCGAGGCGGACCTGATGGACGGCGACGTGACCATCGCGGTCGAGGCCTCGACCGTCAACTACAAGGACGGCCTCGCGATCACCGGCAAGTCGCCGGTCGTGCGCCGCTTCCCGCTGGTGCCCGGCATCGACTTCGCCGGCACGGTGCTTTCCTCCTCGCATCCCGACTGGAAGGCCGGGGACAAGGTGATCCTCAACGGTTGGGGCACCGGCGAGACGCATCACGGGGCCTATGCCGGCCGCTCGCGCGTCAAGGGCGACTGGCTGGTGCCGCTTCCGGCCGGCATGAGCGTCTTCGACGCGATGTCGGTCGGCACCGCCGGCTACACCGCCATGCTGTCGGTGATGGCGCTAGAGCGCCACGGCATCACGCCCGACCGCGGCCCGATCGTGGTGACGGGCGCGGCCGGCGGCGTCGGCTCGGTCGCGATCGCCATCCTGTCCAAGCTCGGCTACCACGTCATCGCCTCGACCGGCCGCGTCTCCGAGGAAGCCTATCTGAAGGAACTCGGCGCGGCCGAGATCATCTCGCGCGACGAGCTGTCCGGACCGGCCAAGCCGCTCGCCAAGGAGCGCTGGGCGGGCGGCGTCGACGCCGTCGGCAGCCACACGCTCGCCAACGTCCTCTCGATGACCTCCTATGGCGGCGCCATCGCGGCCTGCGGCCTGGCGCAGGGCATGGACCTTCCGACGAGCGTCGCGCCTTTCATCCTGCGCGGCGTTTCCCTCCTCGGCATCGATTCGGTCATGGCGCCGAAGGCGCTGCGTCTGGAGGCTTGGAAGCGCATCGGCACCGATCTCGACCACGCCAAACTGTCGGCCATCTCCACCCGGATTGGCTTCGACGGCATCATTGACGCGGCGAAGGCGATCATCGACGGCCGCATCCGCGGCCGCGTGGTGATCGACATGGCGGACGCAAAGTAG
- a CDS encoding helix-turn-helix transcriptional regulator, with the protein MDTKSSLAALAALGQETRLDIFRLLVRAGTDGVPAGEIAERLGAVQNTVSAHLKVLAQAGLVRPGRDGRTVRYTADMTGFRDLLAYLMEDCCEGRPELCRPVIDAVTCRC; encoded by the coding sequence ATGGACACAAAATCATCCCTCGCCGCCCTTGCCGCCCTCGGTCAGGAAACCCGGCTCGACATCTTCCGGCTGCTGGTGCGCGCGGGCACCGATGGTGTGCCGGCCGGCGAGATCGCGGAACGGCTCGGCGCGGTTCAAAACACGGTCTCGGCGCATCTGAAGGTCTTGGCGCAGGCCGGGCTGGTCCGTCCCGGGCGCGACGGGCGGACGGTGCGCTACACGGCCGACATGACCGGATTCCGCGACCTGCTTGCATATCTGATGGAAGACTGCTGCGAGGGCCGGCCCGAACTCTGCCGGCCGGTCATCGACGCCGTCACGTGCCGCTGCTGA
- the arsC gene encoding arsenate reductase (glutaredoxin) (This arsenate reductase requires both glutathione and glutaredoxin to convert arsenate to arsenite, after which the efflux transporter formed by ArsA and ArsB can extrude the arsenite from the cell, providing resistance.), giving the protein MTVTIYHNPDCGTSRNTLAMIRQSGEEPVVIEYLKTPPSRARLVELIGAMGITPRALLREKGTPYSELGLADPKWSDDELIDMMLAHPILINRPIVETPLGTRLCRPSEAVLDILPNPDIGPFVKEDGEVVIDAGGRRVS; this is encoded by the coding sequence ATGACCGTCACCATCTACCACAATCCCGACTGCGGCACCTCGCGCAACACGCTGGCGATGATCCGCCAGTCCGGCGAGGAGCCGGTGGTCATCGAATATCTGAAGACGCCGCCGTCGCGAGCGCGGCTGGTGGAACTGATCGGCGCGATGGGCATCACGCCCCGCGCGCTGCTGCGCGAAAAGGGCACGCCCTATTCGGAACTCGGCCTGGCCGACCCGAAATGGAGCGACGACGAATTGATCGACATGATGCTGGCGCATCCGATCCTGATCAACCGGCCGATCGTCGAAACCCCGCTCGGCACCAGACTGTGCCGGCCTTCCGAAGCCGTGCTCGACATCCTCCCCAATCCGGACATCGGCCCGTTCGTCAAGGAGGACGGCGAGGTGGTGATCGACGCCGGCGGACGAAGGGTATCGTAG
- a CDS encoding LysR family transcriptional regulator, with translation MSLPISWDDQRIFLAVLEEGSLSAAARRLGLSHPTVRSRIEALERELGTVLFTRSVNGLTPTETAETLRDPARAMAMASDLFVRQASAPDGEVAGIVRISVPEFMGVEVIPAMLARLRTEHPGIRIELSLSNAPADLLAQEVDVAVRTVTPKQEALVARKVAAIPLGLFASRAYIARRGAPADVSEIADHDIIGPDRNRADLAIAAILAERLGGTLSRDRFVLRTDSHPAQIAATRAGVGIGIAQVPVGESDPNLVRILPEIEVTVIETWIVTHENLARVPRVRAVFDSLVDSFLSRGLRS, from the coding sequence ATGAGCCTGCCGATCTCCTGGGACGACCAGCGCATCTTCCTCGCCGTGCTCGAGGAAGGCAGCCTGTCGGCCGCCGCGCGCCGGCTCGGCCTGTCGCATCCAACGGTGCGCAGCCGCATCGAGGCGCTGGAGCGCGAGCTCGGCACGGTGCTCTTCACCCGCTCGGTGAACGGCCTGACGCCGACCGAGACCGCCGAGACGCTGCGCGATCCCGCCCGCGCCATGGCGATGGCGTCGGACCTGTTCGTCCGGCAGGCCTCGGCGCCGGACGGCGAAGTTGCCGGCATCGTGCGCATCAGCGTGCCGGAGTTCATGGGCGTTGAGGTCATCCCCGCGATGCTCGCCCGCCTGCGCACCGAGCATCCCGGCATCCGCATCGAGCTGTCGCTCTCCAACGCCCCGGCCGACCTGCTGGCGCAGGAGGTGGACGTGGCGGTGAGGACCGTGACACCGAAGCAGGAGGCGCTGGTGGCGCGCAAGGTCGCCGCGATCCCGCTCGGCCTGTTCGCCTCGCGCGCCTATATCGCCCGGCGCGGCGCACCCGCGGACGTGTCGGAGATCGCCGACCACGACATCATCGGCCCCGACCGCAACCGTGCCGACCTCGCCATCGCGGCGATCTTGGCCGAACGGCTCGGCGGCACGCTCTCGCGCGACCGCTTCGTGCTGCGCACCGACAGCCACCCGGCGCAGATCGCCGCCACCCGCGCCGGCGTCGGCATCGGCATCGCCCAGGTCCCCGTCGGCGAGAGCGACCCGAACCTCGTGCGCATTCTGCCGGAGATCGAGGTGACGGTGATCGAGACCTGGATCGTGACGCACGAAAACCTCGCCCGCGTGCCGCGCGTCCGCGCCGTGTTCGATTCGCTCGTCGACTCGTTCCTGTCGCGGGGGCTGCGCAGCTAG
- a CDS encoding FMN-binding negative transcriptional regulator translates to MYVPPAFREDDPAELKRIIRAARLSTLVTATPEGLVATPLPLFLEEGGDGQIVLHGHLAKANPQWKLPAIGEAMVIFSGPDAYVTPSWYEAKREHGKVVPTWNYVAVHAYGPAEFYEDDARLLDVVRRLTDLHETGRATPWAVADAPEPFVRAQLKGIVGVRLPITRLEGKRKMSQNRSAADRDGVAAGLLASDRASDREAGALVPREG, encoded by the coding sequence ATGTATGTGCCTCCAGCCTTCCGCGAAGACGATCCCGCCGAACTGAAGCGGATCATCCGCGCCGCGCGCCTGTCGACGCTGGTGACGGCGACGCCGGAAGGGCTCGTGGCGACGCCCCTGCCGCTGTTTCTCGAGGAGGGCGGCGATGGGCAGATCGTCCTGCACGGCCATCTCGCCAAGGCCAACCCGCAGTGGAAGCTGCCGGCCATCGGCGAGGCAATGGTCATTTTCTCCGGGCCGGACGCCTATGTCACCCCCTCCTGGTACGAGGCCAAGCGCGAGCACGGCAAGGTGGTGCCCACGTGGAACTACGTCGCGGTGCACGCCTACGGGCCCGCCGAGTTCTACGAGGATGACGCGCGCCTGCTCGACGTGGTGCGCCGCCTGACCGACCTGCACGAGACCGGCCGCGCGACGCCCTGGGCGGTCGCGGATGCGCCGGAGCCGTTCGTGAGGGCGCAGCTCAAGGGCATCGTCGGCGTGCGGCTGCCGATCACCCGGCTCGAAGGCAAGCGTAAGATGAGCCAGAACCGCAGCGCGGCGGACCGCGACGGCGTCGCCGCCGGCCTGCTCGCCAGCGATCGCGCATCCGACCGCGAGGCCGGCGCGCTGGTTCCGCGCGAGGGATAG